In Primulina huaijiensis isolate GDHJ02 chromosome 16, ASM1229523v2, whole genome shotgun sequence, a single genomic region encodes these proteins:
- the LOC140961611 gene encoding nuclear pore complex protein NUP214 yields MATPPPTDGAPLIQLDEEIEGEEVGSRNYRFSKIGEPVPIRSSTFKFDPESLPTQPLVVSEKFRLLFVAHPCGFYVTRTRDVIASAELIKDNQTAKSLKELCLVDVPVQNVTMLALSPDDSMLAATEGSNAHFFAVSALLHKEQKPSFSVQLDDSVCIKDLRWARNVAKVYVILSARGDLFYGSGHGPLSHVMENVDSVDWSVNGNFVAVARKNNISILSSQLKEKFSFSLPFRSVIGDNDSDVNQVIKVDSVRWIRPDCIAVGCFELNDDGEEQNYIVQVITSKEGRITNAGSKAIVLSFNNVFLDFCTDVVLARNGPHLFLSYLDLYGLAFIANRNLSRQVGLLCWSLDSRKNEAAVIEILNDAWILYIDSQGDGEENVILGIAVDKVSQDENAKLTLGDEDTEVSPSCVVICLTIDGKISVFHFASAADALSSPNGATSEEDNTSQVSLKHELAQISFGGEEESGDQISSKSDFPMLGQNEKVKADAEASVNENIELKSAVNSYTLQLAEPTRLQSEISNQDSNVETLSIQDAKSSAKAVGNFSIQSLTWSNGRINTPKTSAGRFYSAPFNEVDDSDKCSSQSAGTGAVLRESSDISKKAEPSAEFTAFGLRASNRFGNIHSLPTYTVSQEPLAEAVVPGKSRKSENYKDTFPSPFVTGLPNSMQNSSKQQFGNVEGMAKKLDILLQGIEGKGGFTDASINSKKKLVRELEDTMWALSSRCRMWGGLMDDKSREVQLLLDKTAQVLVRKVYLEGIFKQDADSRYWELWNRQNLSSELELKRRHVLDLNQELTNQLIELERHFNSLEFNKFGGNGALLRNSRASESGYGHSRQIQSLQSLRHTVNAQLAAAEHLSGCLSEQMAVLSIETSGKENDVKKKLFESVGLSYNSDSCRSPDGNRTFYTQSHREQFTVSGSIASITQSVRNQASPQCYEPETARRHQNSLDRSWASFEPSKTTVKRVLLKGDYEKGSASQSRLNTDKQYLTPQAQKKVEVGSKLLSTSAASLNLSGSEGYQGTTEIQTKQFNARQSTSLLQRESKKNSALLLGSTVTSNSDKGHFRPTDEKLRSDVLLTQKNDSFSASDSILVQQSNKSFHLGPSMPTSLPEPSLTSPSDSIWSLERSKIESKLTTEDLKFTFTPASAFSSVPNEPERTLVAKTSAEPSQPCLDVTATTTQRSIFGSSSPSRYISSSLPSSQSKTSVPTLFPLTMSSQEASVDANQEVSLPQTSIPSSANYTSTSSLSSSLSNHSSMSLASPFFKMESEKSFSSSPVAMYGSKKEGILQTQTSIVNTISATEKDDKIQTSPTQPILATSISGLKLVPSASSTLTQSEMDFGGSSINPSIVTSIIKSEKPHTVETLSPVAISSTGTVGSVKNVVTDASEEEEMEEEAPETDQTTQAALGSLGGLGIGSIPDAGPGKPNPFGAVSQVSSSFTMSAPSNGLFRPATFSFQSAQPSEPVHPAALAFSGGFSSGNPSQISSVGGFGQPAQIGAGQQALGSVLGTFGQSRQLGSGLTGNSSFGGGFMGNAAASASTHGGFASASTHGGFASAFTSGGFGGLAAGGGGFASAAVNAGPFASAGGGGFGAFSSQQGGGVLSGFGGGSDTGRPPSEFFTQMRK; encoded by the exons ATGGCGACTCCTCCTCCAACTGATGGTGCTCCTCTGATCCAATTGGACGAAGAAATTGAAGGAGAGGAAGTTGGTTCCAGAAATTATCGTTTCTCCAAAATTGGAGAACCCGTTCCCATACGCAGCAGCACCTTCAAATTCGACCCCGAAAGCCTTCCCACCCAACCCTTGGTCGTCTCCGAAAAGTTTCGTCTCCTTTTTGTCGCGCATCCGTGTG GGTTTTATGTTACGAGGACCAGGGACGTTATTGCATCCGCCGAGCTGATTAAAGACAATCAAACTGCAAAATCGTTGAAGGAGTTATGCCTCGTGGATGTTCCTGTCCAAAACGTGACCATGCTGGCGCTTTCACCTGATGACTCCATGCTCGCCGCAACGGAGGGCAGCAATGCCCACTTTTTTGCCGTCAGTGCTTTGCTCCATAAG GAGCAAAAGCCTTCCTTTTCAGTTCAACTTGATGATTCCGTATGTATTAAGGATTTGAGATGGGCGAGAAATGTTGCAAAGGTGTATGTAATTCTTTCAGCTCGTGGAGATTTATTCTATGGATCTGGCCATGGGCCCCTTAGCCACGTGATGGAAAATGTTGATTCTG TTGATTGGAGTGTTAACGGCAATTTTGTTGCTGTGGCAAGGAAGAATAATATCAGCATTTTGTCATCACaattgaaggaaaaatttaGCTTTTCACTACCTTTTCGGTCGGTGATAGGTGATAACGATTCTGATGTTAATCAGGTCATAAAAG TGGACTCTGTGCGATGGATTCGTCCAGACTGTATAGCTGTTGGATGCTTTGAGTTAAATGATGACGGAGAGGAGCAAAATTACATAGTCCAAGTCATCACAAGCAAGGAAGGAAGAATCACTAAC gCAGGTTCAAAGGCAATTGTGTTATCCTTCAACAATGTTTTCTTGGATTTTTGTACTGATGTTGTGCTCGCCCGAAATGGACCACACCTCTTTCTCAGTTATCTAGATCTTTA CGGCCTTGCATTTATTGCTAATAGGAATCTATCCCGACAAGTTGGATTGCTTTGTTGGTCGCTGGACAGCAGGAAGAATGAAGCTGCAGTTattgaaattcttaatgatgctTGGATTCTGTATATTGATTCTCAAG GTGATGGTGAAGAAAATGTGATTTTAGGAATCGCTGTTGACAAGGTTTCCCAGGATGAGAATGCCAAACTCACACTGGGGGATGAAGATACAGAGGTTTCACCTTCTTGTGTTGTTATATGCCTAACCATCGACGGAAAGATTTCAGTTTTCCATTTTGCTAG CGCTGCAGATGCTTTGTCATCACCCAATGGTGCTACTTCTGAAGAGGACAATACTTCACAGGTATCATTGAAGCATGAGTTGGCTCAGATTTCTTTCGGAGGTGAAGAGGAGAGTGGGGATCAAATCTCTTCAAAATCTGATTTTCCTATGCTGGGCCAAAATGAAAAGGTAAAAGCAGATGCTGAGGCTTCTGTCAATGAGAACATTGAACTGAAATCTGCTGTAAACTCATATACATTGCAACTGGCTGAGCCAACAAGACTTCAGTCGGAAATATCAAACCAGGATAGCAATGTAGAAACTCTATCAATACAGGATGCCAAATCATCTGCAAAAGCTGTGGGAAATTTTTCCATCCAGTCTCTAACCTGGTCAAATGGTAGAATCAATACTCCAAAAACTTCTGCTGGGAGGTTTTACTCTGCCCCTTTTAATGAAGTTGATGATTCTGATAAATGCTCTTCACAATCTGCTGGAACTGGAGCTGTACTTCGAGAATCTTCAGATATAAGTAAAAAAGCTGAACCTTCTGCGGAATTCACTGCTTTTGGACTGAGAGCATCAAACAGATTTGGAAACATACACTCACTACCAACATATACCGTGTCACAAGAACCTTTGGCTGAGGCCGTTGTTCCTGGAAAATCTCGTAAATCTGAGAACTATAAGGACACTTTTCCATCTCCGTTTGTTACTGGGTTGCCAAACTCCATGCAAAATTCATCAAAACAGCAGTTTGGAAAT GTTGAAGGAATGGCCAAAAAATTGGATATCCTTCTTCAAGGTATTGAAGGAAAAGGTGGTTTCACTGATGCATCTATAAACTCTAAAAAAAAACTGGTGAGAGAATTGGAGGACACCATGTGGGCTCTTTCCAGCAGATGCCGAATGTGGGGG GGATTAATGGATGACAAATCAAGGGAAGTTCAACTTCTACTTGATAAAACAGCACAAG TTTTGGTAAGGAAAGTATATTTGGAAGGGATCTTCAAGCAAGATGCAGATAGCAGATATTGGGAGCTTTGGAATCGTCAAAACCTGAGTTCTGAACTGGAACTGAAGCGAAGACATGTTTTAGATCTAAACCAG GAGTTGACAAATCAGCTGATTGAATTAGAAAGGCATTTTAATTCTTTGGAGTTCAATAAGTTTGGTGGAAATGGAGCACTGCTAAGAAATTCGAGAGCTTCAGAGAGTGGGTATGGGCATTCAAG GCAAATTCAGTCCTTGCAAAGTTTGCGCCACACAGTGAATGCACAATTAGCAGCTGCCGAGCATCTTTCGGGATGTCTATCGGAACAGATGGCTGTTCTGAGTATTGAAACGAGTGGAAAGGAAAATGATGTTAAGAAAAAGCTCTTCGAGTCTGTTGGCCTCTCCTATAACAGTGACTCTTGCAGATCTCCAGATGGGAACAGGACCTTTTATACTCAGTCCCACCGCGAACAGTTCACCGTTTCAGGTTCAATTGCTTCTATAACACAGTCTGTAAGAAACCAAGCTAGTCCCCAGTGTTATGAACCAGAAACTGCACGGCGGCATCAAAATTCACTGGATCGG AGTTGGGCTAGCTTTGAGCCTTCAAAAACAACAGTAAAACGGGTGCTCTTAAAAGGTGATTATGAGAAGGGTAGTGCAAGTCAGTCAAGATTAAATACTGATAAACAGTATCTCACCCCTCAAGCACAGAAGAAAGTAGAAGTTGGTTCAAAACTTTTGAGTACCTCGGCAGCCTCTTTAAACCTTTCTGGAAGCGAAG GTTATCAAGGCACTACTGAAATACAAACAAAGCAGTTCAATGCGAGACAATCAACCTCGTTGTTACAAAGGGAATCCAAAAAGAATTCTGCATTGTTACTGGGGTCAACAGTGACCAGCAACAGTGACAAAGGACATTTCCGACCAACTGATGAAAAATTAAGGAGTGACGTTCTTCTCACCCAGAAAAATGATTCTTTTTCTGCAAGTGATTCTATTCTTGTCCAGCAGTCCAATAAAAGCTTCCATCTAGGACCATCCATGCCCACATCGTTGCCAGAGCCATCACTAACATCACCATCTGATTCCATTTGGAGTTTGGAACGATCTAAAATTGAGTCAAAGCTGACAACTGAGGATCTGAAATTTACATTTACTCCTGCATCTGCTTTTAGTTCAGTTCCAAATGAGCCCGAAAGAACTTTAGTTGCTAAAACATCTGCTGAACCAAGCCAGCCTTGTCTTGATGTGACAGCAACTACCACACAGCGATCAATATTTGGCTCTTCATCACCTTCAAGATATATATCATCATCACTTCCATCTTCTCAGTCAAAAACAAGTGTGCCAACCTTATTTCCTCTGACCATGTCCAGTCAAGAAGCTAGCGTAGATGCAAATCAGGAGGTATCTCTACCTCAGACATCAATTCCGTCAAGTGCTAATTATACTTCTACCTCGTCTTTGTCATCATCTTTGAGCAATCATTCATCGATGTCCCTTGCTTCACCATTTTTCAAAATGGAGTctgaaaaatcattttctagTTCTCCTGTTGCGATGTATGGCTCAAAAAAGGAGGGGATTTTGCAAACACAGACTTCCATTGTCAATACGATATCAGCAACAGAAAAGGATGATAAGATACAGACGTCACCTACACAGCCTATTTTAGCCACATCTATATCAGGTTTGAAGCTAGTACCTTCAGCATCATCAACACTAACACAAAGCGAAATGGATTTTGGTGGCTCATCAATTAATCCGTCCATTGTCACATCAATTATTAAGTCGGAAAAGCCTCACACTGTTGAAACTCTTTCACCAGTTGCAATATCAAGTACTGGGACAGTTGGCAGCGTGAAAAATGTGGTCACTGATGCTTCTGAGGAGGAGGAAATGGAGGAGGAAGCCCCTGAGACAGATCAGACTACTCAAGCTGCATTAGGAAGCCTTGGAGGCCTTGGAATCGGGTCAATACCTGATGCAGGCCCGGGAAAACCAAATCCATTTGGTGCAGTATCCCAAGTTTCCTCTTCATTTACAATGTCTGCTCCCAGTAACGGGCTGTTTCGCCCTGCAACATTTAGCTTCCAATCAGCTCAACCTTCAGAACCAGTGCATCCAGCAGCCTTGGCCTTTTCTGGTGGGTTTAGTTCTGGAAATCCCAGTCAAATTTCTTCAGTAGGTGGGTTTGGGCAGCCGGCACAAATTGGAGCTGGTCAACAAGCACTAGGTTCAGTACTTGGTACTTTTGGACAGTCCAGGCAACTCGGATCTGGTCTAACAGGAAACAGTAGTTTTGGTGGTGGTTTCATGGGCAATGCTGCTGCTTCAGCTTCTACACATGGTGGATTTGCTTCAGCTTCTACACATGGTGGATTTGCTTCAGCTTTTACATCTGGTGGATTTGGAGGTCTTGCAGCAGGTGGTGGTGGATTCGCTTCTGCAGCAGTGAATGCAGGACCATTCGCGAGTGCTGGAG GGGGTGGATTTGGAGCTTTTAGCAGTCAGCAGGGTGGTGGTGTGCTATCTGGTTTCGGTGGGGGTTCAGACACTGGGAGACCTCCCTCTGAATTCTTTACACAGATGAGGAAATAG